From the Cervus elaphus chromosome 20, mCerEla1.1, whole genome shotgun sequence genome, one window contains:
- the LOC122676941 gene encoding low affinity immunoglobulin gamma Fc region receptor III-like isoform X1, whose protein sequence is MWQLLLPAALLLLVSADTRAADLSKAVVSLDPRWDRVLKNDSVTLTCQGAYPVEDNSTKWWHNGTLTSKQTSSYFIADAQVEDSGEYKCQTGLSAPSDPVKLEVHVGWLLLQPTQRVVNAGQPIELKCHSWKKTPVIKVQYFQNGRGKKYFHQNSDFRIPEAKLEHSGSYFCRGIIGTKNESSESVQITVVQDQETLQTISSFFPPWHQITFCLVMGLLFAVDTGLYFSVQRDLRNSEEWRDGKVTWSKGL, encoded by the exons ATGTGGCAGCTGCTCCTACCAGCAGCTTTGCTGCTTCTAG TTTCAGCTGACACACGAGCTG CAGATCTCTCAAAGGCTGTGGTGAGCCTAGACCCTCGGTGGGACCGAGTGCTCAAGAACGATAGTGTGACTCTGACGTGCCAGGGAGCCTACCCTGTTGAAGACAATTCCACAAAGTGGTGGCACAATGGGACTCTCACCTCAAAACAGACCTCCAGCTACTTCATCGCAGATGCCCAGGTTGAGGACAGCGGCGAGTACAAGTGTCAGACAGGCCTCTCTGCACCCAGCGACCCGGTGAAGCTAGAAGTCCATGTAG GTTGGCTATTGCTCCAGCCCACTCAACGGGTGGTAAATGCGGGACAGCCCATTGAGCTGAAGTGTCACAGCTGGAAGAAAACTCCTGTAATAAAGGTCCAGTATTTCCAGAATGGCAGAGGCAAGAAGTATTTTCATCAGAATTCTGACTTCCGCATTCCAGAAGCAAAACTTGAACACAGTGGTTCCTACTTCTGCAGGGGAATTATCGGGACAAAAAACGAGTCTTCGGAGTCTGTGCAGATCACTGTTGTTCAAG ATCAAGAAACTTTACAAACCATCTCATCATTCTTTCCACCTTGGCACCAAATCACTTTCTGTCTGGTGATGGGACTCCTATTTGCAGTGGACACGGGGCTGTATTTTTCTGTTCAGAGAGACCTTCGAAACTCAGAGGAATGGAGGGATGGCAAAGTCACATGGAGCAAGGGCCTTTAG
- the LOC122676941 gene encoding low affinity immunoglobulin gamma Fc region receptor III-like isoform X2 yields the protein MWQLLLPAALLLLVSADTRADLSKAVVSLDPRWDRVLKNDSVTLTCQGAYPVEDNSTKWWHNGTLTSKQTSSYFIADAQVEDSGEYKCQTGLSAPSDPVKLEVHVGWLLLQPTQRVVNAGQPIELKCHSWKKTPVIKVQYFQNGRGKKYFHQNSDFRIPEAKLEHSGSYFCRGIIGTKNESSESVQITVVQDQETLQTISSFFPPWHQITFCLVMGLLFAVDTGLYFSVQRDLRNSEEWRDGKVTWSKGL from the exons ATGTGGCAGCTGCTCCTACCAGCAGCTTTGCTGCTTCTAG TTTCAGCTGACACACGAGCTG ATCTCTCAAAGGCTGTGGTGAGCCTAGACCCTCGGTGGGACCGAGTGCTCAAGAACGATAGTGTGACTCTGACGTGCCAGGGAGCCTACCCTGTTGAAGACAATTCCACAAAGTGGTGGCACAATGGGACTCTCACCTCAAAACAGACCTCCAGCTACTTCATCGCAGATGCCCAGGTTGAGGACAGCGGCGAGTACAAGTGTCAGACAGGCCTCTCTGCACCCAGCGACCCGGTGAAGCTAGAAGTCCATGTAG GTTGGCTATTGCTCCAGCCCACTCAACGGGTGGTAAATGCGGGACAGCCCATTGAGCTGAAGTGTCACAGCTGGAAGAAAACTCCTGTAATAAAGGTCCAGTATTTCCAGAATGGCAGAGGCAAGAAGTATTTTCATCAGAATTCTGACTTCCGCATTCCAGAAGCAAAACTTGAACACAGTGGTTCCTACTTCTGCAGGGGAATTATCGGGACAAAAAACGAGTCTTCGGAGTCTGTGCAGATCACTGTTGTTCAAG ATCAAGAAACTTTACAAACCATCTCATCATTCTTTCCACCTTGGCACCAAATCACTTTCTGTCTGGTGATGGGACTCCTATTTGCAGTGGACACGGGGCTGTATTTTTCTGTTCAGAGAGACCTTCGAAACTCAGAGGAATGGAGGGATGGCAAAGTCACATGGAGCAAGGGCCTTTAG